A window of Citrus sinensis cultivar Valencia sweet orange chromosome 7, DVS_A1.0, whole genome shotgun sequence contains these coding sequences:
- the LOC102627395 gene encoding probable glucan 1,3-beta-glucosidase A isoform X1, which produces MDIVFSKWVFAFSLSCCLIFSIAPSVEGLHGNSKVRGVNLGGWLVIEGWIKPSLFDGILNGDMLDGTQVQIKSVTLEKYVCAESGGGTDVSVTRDVASSWETFTLWRVSESEFQFRTSQGQFLTCDGEGCVVSATEKSPSTPETFEIERNNDSRVHIKLKSGTYLQATLGNQLTADYPGMPGWDDNAATFEMAIVANNLHGDYQLANGYGHERAKEVLKRHRNTFITIEDFNFLYRHGINTVRIPVGWWIAFDPDPPAPFIGGSLEALDNALSWAEAYNIKCIIDLHAAPGSQNGMEHSASRDGTTDWPASDYISQTLDVIDFLASRYAKHPALLGIELLNEPSSATVPLDILVPYYKQGYQIVRKYSPTAYVIVCQRIGNADPLELYQANIGSHNIVVDLHYYNLFDTFFVNMSTVDNILFIYKSREAQLQALNNANGPLVFIGEWVNEWNVTSGTQKDYQDFGSAQLEVYNAASFGWAYWTLKNDRKHWDFEWNIRNNYLQLGNSPNMQIFNSLVLLGKIFAWLYLHHIL; this is translated from the exons ATGGACATTGTTTTTAGCAAATGGGTATTCGCATTTTCACTTTCTTGTTGCCTCATCTTCTCCATAGCACCCTCAG TTGAGGGATTGCATGGTAATTCTAAAGTCAGAGGAGTCAATTTAGGAGGGTGGTTAGTTATTGAAGGTTGGATTAAGCCTTCACTTTTCGATGGCATTCTCAACGGAGACATGCTA GATGGAACGCAGGTCCAGATTAAGTCTGTAACGTTGGAGAAGTACGTGTGTGCAGAGTCTGGGGGTGGTACAGATGTTTCAGTTACCAGAGATGTTGCTTCTTCATGGGAAACGTTTACT TTGTGGAGAGTTTCCGAATCAGAATTTCAGTTTCGCACTTCTCAAGGCCAGTTTCTAACTTGTGATGGTGAAGGCTGTGTAGTCTCTGCAACAGAAAAATCACCTTCAACACCAGAAACATTTGAAATCGAAAGAAATAATGATAGTAGAGTTCACATCAAACTTAAGAGTGGGACCTATCTGCAG GCTACCTTAGGAAACCAGCTCACAGCCGACTATCCAGGGATGCCAGGATGGGATGATAATGCAGCCACGTTTGAGATGGCAATTGTAGCAAATAACTTGCATGGAGATTACCAGCTTGCAAATGGATATGGACATGAGAGGGCCAAAGAGGTTCTAAAG AGACATAGAAACACCTTCATCACCATAGAGGATTTCAACTTTCTGTATAGACATGGAATAAATACTGTGAGGATACCTGTTGGCTGGTGGATTGCTTTTGATCCTGATCCTCCAGCTCCATTTATTGGGGGATCTTTGGAAGCTCTAGATAATGCATTATCCTGGGCAGA AGCCTATAACATAAAGTGCATAATTGACCTTCATGCTGCTCCTGGCTCCCAAAATGGAATGGAACATAGTGCTAGCAGAGATGGGACAACAGATTGGCCCGCTTCAGATTACATATCACAAACACTGGATGTTATAGATTTCTTAGCTTCAAG GTATGCAAAGCATCCAGCCTTGCTGGGAATTGAGCTTTTGAATGAACCTTCATCAGCAACAGTTCCATTGGATATTTTAGTTCCATACTACAAACAAGGCTACCAAATTGTCCGAAAGTACTCACCTACAGCTTATGTGATAGTGTGCCAGAGAATCGGGAATGCTGATCCACTGGAACTTTATCAGGCTAATATAGGCTCACACAATATAGTTGTGGATCTGCATTACTACAATCTCtttgacacattttttgttaacATGAGCACTGTGGATAATATCCTATTCATCTACAAAAGCAGGGAGGCTCAACTACAAGCCTTAAATAACGCAAATGGTCCGCTGGTGTTTATCG GGGAATGGGTAAATGAGTGGAATGTGACAAGTGGGACCCAGAAGGATTATCAAGACTTTGGAAGCGCTCAATTAGAGGTTTATAATGCGGCTTCCTTCGGGTGGGCGTACTGGACACTCAAAAATGACAGAAAGCACTGGGATTTTGAGTGGAACATAAGGAACAATTATCTCCAATTAG GTAATTCACCGAACATGCAAATCTTCAACAGTTTAGTGTTGCTGGGAAAAATATTTGCCTGGCTCTATCTCCATCATATCTTATGA
- the LOC102627395 gene encoding probable glucan 1,3-beta-glucosidase A isoform X2 gives MQDGTQVQIKSVTLEKYVCAESGGGTDVSVTRDVASSWETFTLWRVSESEFQFRTSQGQFLTCDGEGCVVSATEKSPSTPETFEIERNNDSRVHIKLKSGTYLQATLGNQLTADYPGMPGWDDNAATFEMAIVANNLHGDYQLANGYGHERAKEVLKRHRNTFITIEDFNFLYRHGINTVRIPVGWWIAFDPDPPAPFIGGSLEALDNALSWAEAYNIKCIIDLHAAPGSQNGMEHSASRDGTTDWPASDYISQTLDVIDFLASRYAKHPALLGIELLNEPSSATVPLDILVPYYKQGYQIVRKYSPTAYVIVCQRIGNADPLELYQANIGSHNIVVDLHYYNLFDTFFVNMSTVDNILFIYKSREAQLQALNNANGPLVFIGEWVNEWNVTSGTQKDYQDFGSAQLEVYNAASFGWAYWTLKNDRKHWDFEWNIRNNYLQLGNSPNMQIFNSLVLLGKIFAWLYLHHIL, from the exons A TGCAGGATGGAACGCAGGTCCAGATTAAGTCTGTAACGTTGGAGAAGTACGTGTGTGCAGAGTCTGGGGGTGGTACAGATGTTTCAGTTACCAGAGATGTTGCTTCTTCATGGGAAACGTTTACT TTGTGGAGAGTTTCCGAATCAGAATTTCAGTTTCGCACTTCTCAAGGCCAGTTTCTAACTTGTGATGGTGAAGGCTGTGTAGTCTCTGCAACAGAAAAATCACCTTCAACACCAGAAACATTTGAAATCGAAAGAAATAATGATAGTAGAGTTCACATCAAACTTAAGAGTGGGACCTATCTGCAG GCTACCTTAGGAAACCAGCTCACAGCCGACTATCCAGGGATGCCAGGATGGGATGATAATGCAGCCACGTTTGAGATGGCAATTGTAGCAAATAACTTGCATGGAGATTACCAGCTTGCAAATGGATATGGACATGAGAGGGCCAAAGAGGTTCTAAAG AGACATAGAAACACCTTCATCACCATAGAGGATTTCAACTTTCTGTATAGACATGGAATAAATACTGTGAGGATACCTGTTGGCTGGTGGATTGCTTTTGATCCTGATCCTCCAGCTCCATTTATTGGGGGATCTTTGGAAGCTCTAGATAATGCATTATCCTGGGCAGA AGCCTATAACATAAAGTGCATAATTGACCTTCATGCTGCTCCTGGCTCCCAAAATGGAATGGAACATAGTGCTAGCAGAGATGGGACAACAGATTGGCCCGCTTCAGATTACATATCACAAACACTGGATGTTATAGATTTCTTAGCTTCAAG GTATGCAAAGCATCCAGCCTTGCTGGGAATTGAGCTTTTGAATGAACCTTCATCAGCAACAGTTCCATTGGATATTTTAGTTCCATACTACAAACAAGGCTACCAAATTGTCCGAAAGTACTCACCTACAGCTTATGTGATAGTGTGCCAGAGAATCGGGAATGCTGATCCACTGGAACTTTATCAGGCTAATATAGGCTCACACAATATAGTTGTGGATCTGCATTACTACAATCTCtttgacacattttttgttaacATGAGCACTGTGGATAATATCCTATTCATCTACAAAAGCAGGGAGGCTCAACTACAAGCCTTAAATAACGCAAATGGTCCGCTGGTGTTTATCG GGGAATGGGTAAATGAGTGGAATGTGACAAGTGGGACCCAGAAGGATTATCAAGACTTTGGAAGCGCTCAATTAGAGGTTTATAATGCGGCTTCCTTCGGGTGGGCGTACTGGACACTCAAAAATGACAGAAAGCACTGGGATTTTGAGTGGAACATAAGGAACAATTATCTCCAATTAG GTAATTCACCGAACATGCAAATCTTCAACAGTTTAGTGTTGCTGGGAAAAATATTTGCCTGGCTCTATCTCCATCATATCTTATGA